tacacacatacacacacaaatacgcaCATCTAGGTACATGCATACAGAgacatgtgtatgtgtggcatGTATCTCACTCCAGCAAGTTCACAAGTTCAGTGTTGCGAAGTGTTGGGTAACTTATGGGAAGGGCCGAAGCAGTTTGAAACGGTAGGAATTTTGTAGCTTCGCACACGTCAGTGCCGGAATGAAGAGAAGCGTTTAGCGGAATCTCTCGCACAGCATACCAAACCTTAGGTACCTTACCACACCGCTCACACTAGACCCCACCCCACCTTGCTCTCACTCACTTTGACGCACGCATTGTACATTAACCGGACCGTTGGAGGCCGAATTTTCAGACACAAACACCACACCAAGTCTCCATTTTGCAACCATTTCGGTACCACCCCATGTCTTGCTAAACGCTAATTAGCACTAGGATACTACTGTACTAAAGTTTTAGAACAATAAAAGAGAAGTAAAAGAACCATCACGGGCAGCTAGTAGcaagcagtagtagtagcagtagtagcaacTGCGTCACAGCAAAGTGCTTTTCCATCACCATTTTATAGGTTTATTTTtcggttggttttattttctgtgtgtttgttatttttccaccaccacacGCTTGCCTGATGCTACAGCACCGGAAGCATCCCAAATCAGTTTACGCCTTCGCGTCTTCGAACTATGTTTTCGTTGTACCACACGTATCGCTTAAAGCAGTGCAGTGcagaagcaaaagaaagataacgtaaacaaaacataaccttTGGAGGGTTTGTGGTGATTGCGCGTGATTGCTGGCGGGAAGCGAACCAGGCGTAattgattttagttttgtttattttgtccGCAAATCGTAGCTTTCTTTCCCTTCTATTTAAAAACGATCGATTTTAGAACTAACGACAATCCGCTTGCTATTATTATTAGATACGATTTTCTCTAGCTTAGTACCGTCGACGGTTCAGCGTTACTGCTGATATATGACTGCCAGCAGCACGTTTTGTActgtgcgtttttttgctttccaaccCCGTAGCTCACCTCATGCGGATGTGTACAGTCTAGCGTCTCGACTacatttttttcgttcttctgCTTTTGCTTAATCTATTATCGCCCACCCCGCCCCAGATTCGTTCTTCCGGCTGAGAAGGTCGTCCCACACGCCGTCGTACAGCCAGGGCGGCCAGGAACCGCTGATCGTCGTCGAGGAGTCGGAAAACAATGAAAAGGAGGAGGAAACAAGCAATCAATCGTCCCAGCGCCAGAGTCTGGACATCGAATCGCCCGAAAATCCGTACTTGCTGTCGCCATGGCGCGAAACGCGCAAACACTCACTACCCACACCACCCTGCACCAGCGGCATCACCGCCAGCCAGGTGCGACGCCTGTCGGAGCGGGGCGGTGAAGGGTCCGGTCCGTCGCCCCGCGAACAGGCCTTCCTTGCCACGTTGTACAGCACGCCCGCACCGCAACCGGGCGGCCGGCGCCATTCGGTCGTCACGATCAGCCGCGTTCCGCCCACGCTATTCGGCCGGAATCGCAGGGAGTCTATTGCTGCGCTACCTGCTGGCCAGCGGTAAGTACACGAAACCGGTCCATAAATACTCCCTGACATTGTAAATCAAGTCAATCGTCAATCGTTAATCAGTCAAGTCAAGTGAACTTCATGTCTTGGACGTACTGTAGTaaactaccaggcgcctccattgggATAAACACAAAAGACTCCAACAAGCAACGAACGTATTAAATATtatagagatttttttttgagttttaaAGACTTTAAAGTTTTAAGAAGACTGTCAGCAACAACTTCAGAAACCTATGCCGGACGGCccgttaggacatttacgtcagcaTAGGCCATGACGGGTTTAGACGAATCCTACAGTAGGCCAAGGCCCCCAAGCGGTTGTAACGCCTATCAATTAAAGTGATATCATTCAACAAAGATTAAAGTTGTCCGAGAGTTTTACATCAATTTGAGAATTCCGCACAAGTCTGTGGTGTTACACTCTCTATTTACTTTTCCCTGGCGTGAAACCTATCCAACCGATAATAAAGCATTAATTAAGTTTGCATTGGTTAGTACTGGGGATGAGTGATGCCCATTTGCTAACAAAATTATATCCCCCCCTCCTTTCAGTCAACAATTCCCATATACTCAGTGAGGTTTTAGGTTACTTCAACCGCTATTTGcatctctcttttttcttctctctctctctctctctctctctctctctctctctctcgccctCTCTCTTTTGTCTTTAGTTCGAACGCAAGCTCCCGACGCGAAAGCAATATTGGACCGCCGCCATCGACGGACCACAGAGGTAGTATACACAATTTACAGTTAGATATTATGGATGATATAGTACAGGCTAGAAAAGCGCGCATGAAGCTGTGGAACACGAGCAACGAGCGTGTGTGCGAGGTGCAAACGCTCGACGAGGCCGGTACCGGTTCCAGCTcgccgatgcgctacaccaaCCGGCGCTACTCGGACTTTGTGGGGACCGCGTTGCCCCCGATACAGTCGTTCCGGCGCGCCTCGGAGATGCCGATCTCGCCGTGTGCCCCGCTCCTGCCGGCCAGCTCCACCAACGCAACACCCGCAGCACCGGCCGCCGGCACCGACGCGTCCTTTAAGCCGAAAACGAAGATGGGTATCGTGTGCACCAACACTGATCTCATATCTCTCTTATCGTCTCTAGCCTCGTCAGCGACAGAGATTAATCGATGTGGCGAGAAAGAGCACCCTAGCCCCCTAGCTTCCCACGCGTTTCCGCTGCGGTCCGCCGCCAAAAGTCCGACCGCTGGCACCTCGTCCACGGCtgccggcggtggtggtggtggtggcgaccAGCCGAAGAGCAATCTGCAGAAGAATCGCTCGAACAGTTTTGACATTTCGCTCTACCAGAATATCAAGCAGCTGGCCACCGGTGGCGGTACGCTGAcgggtggtggcggtggtggtgctggcggtgCAACCGACCAGGAAAAATCCTCCGTCGAGTCCGGTTGGTTCATCAAGCGGCACCAGCCGATGGCACGCCGCAAATCGGCGGCCAAATCGCCGTGCGCCACCGTCACGTTCGCGCGCGAAACGTTCGACAAGCTGCGGGACAAGGAACCGGCCCACAAGGACGAACCGAAGCCCAAGCCGAAGGAGTCCCGGTCGCCGCTGAACAAGCTGAAATGGGACGGCCGGAGCGCTATCGTGGACGCCCGCATGATTGGGCACGCGATCGAAAACTTCATCACCGGCtcgtcgtcgtcctcgtcgtcgtccGGCAAAAAGTCGTCCGCGGCCGGGGGCGGCAAGGACGGTGCGGGGGGCCGCACCGGTGCCAAGAAGTCGTCCACCTCCAGCTGGTTCGGCAAGGCGGACGAGGATGAAGATTCGAACGATACGTGCGACTCCTCGCTCTGCTCCACGCTGAAGGATCTGTTTGTAAAGTAAACCCATAACCTCCCGATCCCCGTTCGGGGGGTGGGAGAACGTGGGGGGAGAGAGGGAGATCTTCCTCCCAGCTGTCTAACTTACTACATCTGGATTTACTGACAACATTTATACACCTAGCTGCCGTCGCTACTGCTACTGCACGGAACAACCGGAGACACGGTGTTGCCGTTCCATTTATCCGCGTTCAGTACCAGTTGCGCCGCGTGCCCCCAAAATGCCCACCGAGTAACAATGCAGGAAAAAGGTGTAGTTGTGTGCAGGTGTGACGGTCGTATTTAGCATGGAGTACGTATTGTAAGTGCAGACGACACGTCGACACGCGCGGCCTGCGCGCGTAAACAATTAACATTTACCAATCCCACCAATGTTAGTCTAGCCTTTTTGACATCTACCGATATCGTGACAAGTTTTACTAGGCTAAATGGAAGAATTACTAAACAAGGAAGAaagagaagagagaaagaagaaaagcaacatGAAGCATGTTCGTACGTTGTGCATCTTGAGCGCATTTGCCGTTTACGTTTCACGCATTTTTCTACAAATTCTCAACACTTATAGCAATACttgcatgtttgtttttgctttgtgcaCCGCGCAGAGGCGAAGgtgtcaaacaaacacaatagtaaaaacaaatcaacagtCAACAGGCGTGAAACCGTAAGCCGTACTAAATATTCTAGCGTCGTAATATTTGTGCAATCAATTCCCACCATTGCGTGAACCATGTCACTAGCAGTTTCTCTAGAGCCGACCACCCTTTTGTCCCGAATGTTCGGAATGCCcaaccacacaaacaaaaaacatccccaTAACTCCTTAcatttttgcttcgttttgtttttgatcgTTACTCACCTGTGCCAAGGCTATGTTTGGTAGTGACGCGCAATACAGCCGTTTATTAGTACATTCGCATATTGAAAAAAACGGGTTACGTGAGACTAAAGCAACATGAAACTGCGATACTGTAACGTTCGATCCACCGGTGTTTAATGAGTACGGATTCCACAGAGAGCAATTTTGCCCACCTCATACCCAAACGGCACGTGAATCTTAGTGTGCGTCACTAGGCGTCAGATGTTTACATCTACAGCGTTTACTTGTAGACTAGATATACTTGTAAGTGTCTAAAAATTGCGTGTATTCAAGAGAAAGTCGCTAGTCGTGtagaagggagagagagaaagagaaagagaaagaaagatgaagaaaaggagAGTAAGAGAGTCTGGCGTACCTATCTCTACCATTACCTGCAGTCCGTTTATAACGCAGGATTCATTGCGCTGTTCTTCCACTCAACCGTTCTATCCGTACACCTGCAGTTACTATGGGATGTAGTAGTAAAAAAGCCATAAAATCTCTCACCCACCGTTTTACTACACACCGGGAAGCGAATAATGTGTGAACAggctaaacaaaacaacaagctGAAACAAACATCTTTCCCTTCCCGTTTCGATCGGTTCTCACCTCCTCTGTACGCAAGCGTTAGCACTGCACCGACTAGACTGAAGTGGTAGAGATAGGTGCCCATGACCGTGTGTACCGTGtgtaaaagaaatatttaaaacacacgcacaacaaacaggttcttttttccatatacatatatatatataaatgtgTGTAAAAGAACCCCAATCCTAGAACAAGGCGAGATTAAGCCGAAGATGCGTAAACGCACCGAATTGATGCCCACAATCAGGTGCTGCACATCTGTTATTAGCTGCCTGAGGGGGTAAACGAAGGTGGTGCTAAAGTTAAGCTGCATCTCACTCGCATGCTAAACCACCTTAACTGACACGCGACTCAAATTCGCCGAGGGCATACAATTTGttcaacaaaccaacaaaaataaGGAAGAACACATGGTGgcgttttcaaaaaaaaaaactaactttaATATACCGTTTTACTTCATTCTTGGATGTGATTAAACGTAAGCAGTACATCTTAACCGACAATCGTGACATAGATAGCAGCAAAAGAGTCCTCCCACCGACACGCGCCGTGTTTCGCTGGCACCAAGTTGTGGTTGTTAAATGAATAGTGTAAACTGATTTGATATCGCCTCTTTGTAAGCTCGTTTCTAGATCGAAGCATACACATATACGGAGTAGAAGGGCAGAGAGAGGAGAGATGGAGGGAGGTAGAGGGGAGCAGGAACACAGATAATCGGTGTATGTGCGGGTTGCAAACACAATCACATTAGTGCACAGTCATATGCGTGTTGATACAAACGATTTGGACAACTTTGttcttcaatatttttaaaacgctAACATATCTCAAGTTATTGTAGGTAACATATCGGACAGAACATATAGCGCTGTATGCAAACATACATACTGTTCCCATTGCCCAGCCTCCTTCCGAGAACCTTCCTGCTCCAGAGTTCCTGAGTCGCCAGATGTAGCATCATTTTCAATGTGACGGAATCGAGATTGTGGCAAAATTTAGTTCAAGGTATCGCATAATTAATCCCTTTGAGTCACATTGCACTGAGATGGCGGAAAAAGGCAACTCACTAAGATGAATCAGAGTTAGTGAGTTATAGTAAGGAGTGTAACTCCTTAACTGACTCATTGCGGAGAAGTTGCTCTTCAATGAGCCCGCCGTAAAGAGTTATAACTCGTGAATTGAATATCAATAATGAATAATATGCGAACGAACCTGACTCATCTAAACCAGATTAGATCAGCAGGCTATTAAAGAACAACTAGAATAAAAATAGCAGGAAGGTTAAAAAACTGCCTAAGTTGTTACACTTACGATTCGTGATTTAAATCTCCGTCAACGAGTCTCAGAATCTCTGAAGGTTTATCGCAAATGAGCAATGCCGTACTCTTTGTGAGGATTCGATTGAACGCGATTGGCAGCTTCAAATTGGTGATgagaaaagataaaaaaaggaGCGGAACGAATCCGTTCACTTCTTAAAAGGAGTGGAACCGCTCCAACAGGTCCGCTCGTTTGTGCCAAGGAACGATTTTCGAACCGTCGTTCCAAGGTGCGATATTTGGAACGGAATCGGAAAGTACCTGAGGAGCGAAAATTTTTGAACCTGATGTCGTTCACTTCAGGCAAGGAGCGGAACCAATCTGCCAGGTTCGTTCCTTATATCCCATCCCTGCTTCAAATGCTATACCAATCCTCAATATCGTTTCACATTGTAACACCGAACTATTCGATGCCATTTGGACTCAGAGCTCTGCCCCAAGCAACGgttttatttactattttcaaaaaaaaatcctcctttCGACAGGGTTCCCATTCCAGttcccacccaaaaaaaaaaaacctttgatacacaaacaaacaaacaaacaaacaaaaaactaaagTAAACTACCAGAAGCAAACTGGCAAAGCGCCTACTTGAATTTGCAGTTTTGCGTCCAATGAAACCACCGACAAAAGCCCTCGCCTACAGTGAACGCGTTAGTGAATTAGCTGCATGTGTTTTTTAGGGGTGGAAAAAATCATTATTCCCCACACTGCTGTAAGCAGCCAACAACCATACGCAGATAGTAACAATCTGAAACTATTGAAGCAAAGTTTCATCAATCGTGACAATATATAAAACTGAAATGGAAAAGTTATATCAAAACAATACCGTACTGTTCCGCATTTCCGTACACCTaaatcccaaaacaaaaaaaaaaacaaacaaaaaatgcgctCATTTATTCGGAACCGCTTGTgagaaaaggggttttttgtACACTGTTTGCAGTAAACGAAATGGGAGTGGATGTAATTAAACCGCATGTGAAAGATGAATTAAATGAATGCGTGGATTAATTAACTGCAAATTAATGCGTAAACAAATCGTGTAACATTTCACTAAATGTTAATAGTATACCTAGTGAGGGAGTGAATTAAATGGGAGAAAAAGatgtaaaaggaaaaaaagaacacggaacagaacaaaatatttttaagaatttacTGTTAACATCTTTAAACAAAAAgggtatattttttttattcaaaggGTTTTCCTAGTACATTAACCAGCGTTTCCTCTCAACGCGTAAACTGATTGTTGTTACATTTAGCGTTAAGATCTATACAATAAACTAGTTGATGAATGTTTacaaaacttgaaaaaaatgACACATCATTGTACAACAAAGCATATATgcatatatgtatatatatatatagttaTATGGtcatatatgtatatatatatatatactgtATACTActatatatacatacatatatatgtatatatatatatatatacttaaACTAAGAAAAACGGAAGAGATAAACGAAAAAGGGAGCATAGCCATCATTGAGCAAGTGGTCAAAGGCTATATCTACTGATCGTTGATAACCGACATTTGCAACTCTATGTGATTACGATGTATATCAAAGgaaaaaacagtaaacaaaaataaacaaaaacatcactcatttataaaaaagaaaaccactgCGCTGCAACATGTAACTACACATTTTTTGAAGCAAACCAACACTAGTCTCACACTGTCACCACACCCACACCCCCACCAACCACACGCAATAATAacataattaaacaaacacggTTTGCAACAGAAGCTATATAAAAAAAGAtactaaaaaaatattttgaaaatcaaaaaacaaaaatctaatGACTAACAAAACGCGAAAgataaaaatacaaatcaaACAGCAATCAGaaaatagttaaaaaagaaacaactttCAGATAAGCATATAATTAAACTCTGGCAATTTGATGAAGCATGGTAAACCCCGATTGCGGCAAGAAGGAAACGTTTATGCAAATggcaaagaagaagaaaaagaagttgaagaagaagaagaagaagaagaagaagaacaagaaaaatcgTCACACTCTATCCAACAATAATTTGAACATAGGAAAGTGCATAATATTATATATACATAAATGTGTGTATTTTACCACCGATGATTCGTGTTATGgttgaataaaacaatataCTTATTTACCATTATCATATGTTAAACACTAGAACATGCCGTTGTTTTTAATGCCCGGTGGTAGGTGAAAAGCACGAAGCaaggaaagttttgttttctgtggtTTAGgacattattattaaattaaaacaccaTTATAATATAACAGATAAAAACGCTCTCATCCGTCCGGTCGGTTGACGCTCTCTGATCTCCATCCTAATATATGCCTTTCTCACATTTTCCAAAGCCTACTGAGAGGCGTTGGTCAGCGCCTCCTGTGATCAAGTTTTTTAATGCCTACTGATGATACCTATTCTATATTACAAACAGTGTAATTATACCACCTATAACTCTTTATTTGTTGCTTCCCATATGCTTGATTGTATCGATGGCCCTCGATGCGATGCTTTCCTCAATTCCCCTCTATGTTCCTTACCGTTCCCTGCGTATCCATTCTCTTTTAATTATTCCCAGACGTTGCACCTCTGTAAGTTGCGCAGATCCTTTTCTTCGCTCTACACGCGTTTAACTCCCCATCTCGTATGTTAAATTTTCACCTCTCGCAGTCCTCGTTCCATCTCAGGTTGTCCTTTTAAATCAATCCCGCTTCCCTTTCCTGATCCTTCTTCTGAAACATTTTTGCAGCCTTTTGGCAGACATAATTAACTgacttaaataaaataaataaataaataaataataattcgaTGGAGGCGCACAGTGGTTCTGCTTTTGAGGTATAAAGCCAATTACAGGGTTTCGAATCATATAAGGGAACCACTTGCAATTGATTGAGGGATATTTTCAGTCAATGAATAGAAATCATAAAGGTGAAATGTGCAAACATATCGGTGACTTTTGCTAAAGACGCTCTGGAGAGCAGTCCGTTCAGTTTGTTTAAATTGCGACAgtacgatggaggcgcccagtgttTTTGCAATTGAGCAAAGTACATTTTATGAATCTTCAATGAGAAGTCATTGAAATCATGAAACGGCTTTCAAAAGAttgtaaaatttcaaaaaataatgaatCCTGAGAGATTTTAGTATGTTCAATGAAGAAAGAATGATGCAACAAGTTTGAAGGAAGAATGTGGCGGATCTTCGAGATAGATTTGATTCTACCCTCTAGATGAACTCCAAGTCATAAAGGGCTGCCGAACGTATCACAATGTGATTCTAGATCATCTAGATCTGATACGTCTCTTAGAGATAGCCTCCGGCAAGCAGGTCTTGATCGCATTAAACCACATTCCAATTCTCATGTTCGGATGTCAATCGAGTGAACGCTTcacacagcggcggatcaaacggtaggcggagtaggcggtcgcctagggcctcgccgtgttgggggccccaaacaacttgtgccgattgtgcgatttttggaaatttagcagcagagttaatttattgcacaaaatcttattaaaaaggcagaaaattaatcgaaaatatccttcgattttatatatccttggttatataaaacatttgtttctatttgactataGCATTGAGCATTTGACTATTGTTTCTATATAgcatatcggcccggttacacggctacgcaagagaagtatgcagtgtactcaaactccttcttttttatcggcacgacatcttccgcaatattcgcaagctattgccattgcgatactcgtggtgtggtattgttttctctcaccgactgaaccgtgaaaatgtccagcctacgtgtttcgaaacagtattgtggtggagtattatgtttagtatttcgattgtcacaatttctgcaagtttgcaagccggtaatgatgttataaccgacacaatctgccagtgtactacgacatagctagcattgtcatagaatatgaataaaaaacatattgcaatcattagagctctcttttccgtttgatatttcatacctcatggttcttggaataccatttctgtctttcttgattattacttattcgaagctggattgtaggttcagcttatgtccacccatcccaaactgtccaaacacttcatcatatccccgtgtagaatactgttcaaactacattgttataatctcggtaacatttgcatcgttgttagactggaattgttctaaaatttccaattctaaatccatacggtttaagatcatcgccgcgaaatcgttgatctaaattaaaaaaagaacatgaaaGAATACTTGAAGTAATCaggtatgcattgatataaaaacgatgtgttcagtgaagaacctatcatagtagtcttgcagtttgtttgagaaaaattagtaagtgctttgtggtgttgtatccctataatttgctactgactatcaaattgtgcctgaggagcacatagtgtgtctcatactgatgtaaatgtgcaagtgtaaatgtgacgaaatgatctcaagggtcttcacaatgaccgaagagatcggcccagaaattcttgaatttcttgacgcacggacaaccgacctaaaattggagcatcaatcttaatacgcgaaaatcaagcgaacgatcgaaattcacattaatatgtgcagggccacgagagttgacaaatttgtccaatgaccaaataaactgggcaactgtgaaaaccactatagcgttgccgcgcacacaattgttttcagatttccgataataggagagcatgtttttccggaggtgacatctgcagcttgggacaactttgcccatcacaattgctattgcatactatcaaacccgtgagaacgatcgctaatgtaaggaagatcaataaaacggaaagcatccttcattttgctcaaactttccgtcggttggtacgaaattccattctaaaccagctgttttcctatttccgataccaggaaagcattcacggcagaggtagcacctatcacagcaattttggtcgaaaaacgccgaaaggtatgcaatatttaaacactaactttcccgttggctgagtaaaattatgcagcaattttgctcaaaaaccgccgaaaggtatgcaatgtttcaacactaaccttcccgttggtcgtgaaaaatttcttggaaaactaccagtttttgaatgtataataccaggagagcatccaccgaagaggtagcacctggtaattttgcccgcctaaaggtatgcaatgtttatacactaactttgcaaccaacttgcattgcgccgtaaggtatgcaatgtttatacactaactttccatacaaaccagctgttttcagatttccgataccaggagagcatgttgttcaagaggtaacatcttccatccccctccccccccttaccccgcaagatggcggaccaagatggcggacaagatggcggacaagatggcggccaagatggcggccaagatggcggccaagatggcggacaagatggcggacaagatggcggaccaagatggcggaccaagatggcggacaagatggcggacaagatggcggacaagatggcggacaagatggcggacaagatggcggccaagatggcggacaagatggcggaccaagatggcggacaagatggcggaccaagatggcggacaagatggcggacaagatggcggccaagatggcggacaagatggcggaccaagatggcggacaagatggcggacaagatggcggacaagatggcggacaagatggcggacaagatggcggacaagatggcggacaagatggcggacaagatggcggaccaagatggcgaccaagatggcggacaagatggcggccaagatggcggccaagatggcggccaagatggcggccaagatggcggacaagatggcggacaagatggcggaccaagatggcggaccaagatggcgg
This window of the Anopheles moucheti chromosome X, idAnoMoucSN_F20_07, whole genome shotgun sequence genome carries:
- the LOC128307212 gene encoding uncharacterized protein LOC128307212, whose product is MDSFFRLRRSSHTPSYSQGGQEPLIVVEESENNEKEEETSNQSSQRQSLDIESPENPYLLSPWRETRKHSLPTPPCTSGITASQVRRLSERGGEGSGPSPREQAFLATLYSTPAPQPGGRRHSVVTISRVPPTLFGRNRRESIAALPAGQRSNASSRRESNIGPPPSTDHRGSIHNLQLDIMDDIVQARKARMKLWNTSNERVCEVQTLDEAGTGSSSPMRYTNRRYSDFVGTALPPIQSFRRASEMPISPCAPLLPASSTNATPAAPAAGTDASFKPKTKMGIVCTNTDLISLLSSLASSATEINRCGEKEHPSPLASHAFPLRSAAKSPTAGTSSTAAGGGGGGGDQPKSNLQKNRSNSFDISLYQNIKQLATGGGTLTGGGGGGAGGATDQEKSSVESGWFIKRHQPMARRKSAAKSPCATVTFARETFDKLRDKEPAHKDEPKPKPKESRSPLNKLKWDGRSAIVDARMIGHAIENFITGSSSSSSSSGKKSSAAGGGKDGAGGRTGAKKSSTSSWFGKADEDEDSNDTCDSSLCSTLKDLFVK